The Iamia sp. SCSIO 61187 genomic sequence CTCGAGGATGGCGAGGGTCTCCTGGCGCGCCTTCACGCTCAGGTGGTCGGTCTCGATGATCATCCCCCGGTCGGCCAGGGCCTCGATGGCGTGGCGACCCAGGTCGGTGAGGCCGCGCGGGTTGCACAGCGGGCCCATCGGGTAGGCGGGCAGGTCACCGCCGAGGAGCGGTCGCACCCCCTCGCCCAGGACCGCCGCCAGCACCTCCTGGTTGCCGTTGAGGTTCGTCGGCTCGTTGTCGTGCTCGGCGGCGCCGGGCGCGCACTGCTCGGGGGACCACCACTCGCCCGTGGCCCACCTGTTGCCCACGTTCACCAGCAAGCCGGTGGCACCGTCGTCGTAGGCGGTGCCGCCCAGGGCGTTGTCGAACTTGTGCACCGGGAACAGCGAGCGCACGCCCAGGTCGTGCAGCTCGTCGAGGCCGTCGTCGATCATCTGCTCGGTGCAGTGCGGCGTCTGGCCGGTGCGCCCGCAGTCGAGGACCTCGGACACCTCGACGCCCAGGACCACCGCCAGCTTGCCCTCGTTGATCACCCGGCGGGCCTCGGCCGAGCTGGTCACGATCCGGAAGAACCCCTTGCCCGGTCCCTTGAACTGGGCGTCGATGTAGTCCTGGAGCGCGTACATGTCCGCCGCCTGCATCCGCACGCTGTCCATCTCGTTGCAGCTCGTCCCCGCCTTGAGCGGGTAGATCTCGCACAGCGCCCCGTTCTCGACCAGGTCGTTGACCATGATCCGCAGGCCGCCCCGCCAGGCCCGCTCGATCCAGCGCCAGTAGGTGCCCTCGTGGGTCAGCGACTCGGGGCGGGGCCAGCCGGCGAAGGTGGGCCAGCCGTCGGGGTCGTGGGTGCCGACGGGCGAGCCGGTGGCGAGGAGGTTCTCGGCCGCGGCGGCGACGCCCATCCCCTGGTGGTCGAGGCAGTCCTCCAGGGCGACGGTGACGCCGTAGGGGCTCCACGGCCGGCCGCAGTGGAAGCGCCCGCCGAGGAACCGGAAGGCGCTGACGTGGGTGTGGGCGTCGAGGAAGCCCCGGACCCGGGCGGTCGGGCTGGGGCCCCGGAGCGGGGTCCCGGTCATGCCCGGGTCGATGTCGGGGAAGGCGGCGCACCCGGTGGCACCGACCAGCTCCCAGCGGGCCTCGACCAGCGTCGAGTGGGCGACGCGCCCGGAGCGGTCGACGGTCAGGCCCCGACCGTTGGTGAGCGCCGCGAACGACACCTGCGCCCCCGACGCCGTGATGGTCCAGTCCGCCGGTGGTCCCGGGGTCTTGGTGGTCGTCACGGTGCCGAGGGGCGCGACCTGGAGCATGCGGCCGTCGGGACCGAAGAACAGGTAGCGGCCGAGGGCGGTGGCCTGCATGCGGAACGGCGTCGCCCGCGCCGCGTCGGCGACGGTGGTGGCGCCCAGGGCGTCGAGGCGCACGACGCGGCCCGTCGTCGCGTCGCGGAGGGCGTGGCACCCGCCGGCGAAGGAGTAGATGTCGACCGGTGTCGGGGGCACCGGCTCGCAGGCGGTCAGCGTCCCGACGGTCGCCACGAGGGCGACCACGACGGCGGTGGTGGGGCGGCGGAGGCGGCGGAGCACCCCGAGGGTTTCGTCAGACGGGGTGCGAGTTCCTCCCCGGACCCTCCACCGGGCGGGGCGAGAACCATCCTCGGTCGTCGGGCCGCCGCAGGGGGTGGTGGGTCAGGTACTGCGCCAGCCGGGGGCGGTCCGAGCGGTTGGCGCTGGCGCCGTGGGGGATCTCCTGGCGCCAGATCACCAGGTCCCCGGCGTCGGCCGGCACCGGGACGGCCTCGTCGGCCAGGGCCACCAGGCCCTCGTCCGCGCCGCCCACCTGGTCGAGCCAGCCGGCGGCGAGGCGGTGGTGGAACCCCGGCACGACCCGCAGCGCACCCTGGTCGGCGGCGGTGTCGGTCAGGTAGAGGATCCCCTGGGTCTCGAACGGGATGGGCGGGACGAGGCTGGTGTCCCAGTGCAGGTGGGGGCCGGGGAAGGTGTACCCGTCCCGCTCGGGCGGGTTGAGGCTCAGCCGGTCGACCGAGGCCACGAGGTCGGCGTGCCCGTGGAGCTGGGCGAACGCCTTGGCGACGCGGGCCGACCGGCGGGGCACGTCCATCGAGGGG encodes the following:
- a CDS encoding phytanoyl-CoA dioxygenase family protein, whose product is MDGAGEALRGVPGLHDLWAATTQHARPSDGPTVPVRLLLDTLGLGLEQTITLLGSERPEWDAFAAWIVATAGRPDPARLARWDAWCDGRPPPEAEVERQAAVMAADPVLTPDEMVRWDRDGVVVLPQAIGRDEAAAIADHLWATVGADPDDPSTWSRPRPGGIMVQQFQHPSMDVPRRSARVAKAFAQLHGHADLVASVDRLSLNPPERDGYTFPGPHLHWDTSLVPPIPFETQGILYLTDTAADQGALRVVPGFHHRLAAGWLDQVGGADEGLVALADEAVPVPADAGDLVIWRQEIPHGASANRSDRPRLAQYLTHHPLRRPDDRGWFSPRPVEGPGRNSHPV
- a CDS encoding membrane dipeptidase → MLRRLRRPTTAVVVALVATVGTLTACEPVPPTPVDIYSFAGGCHALRDATTGRVVRLDALGATTVADAARATPFRMQATALGRYLFFGPDGRMLQVAPLGTVTTTKTPGPPADWTITASGAQVSFAALTNGRGLTVDRSGRVAHSTLVEARWELVGATGCAAFPDIDPGMTGTPLRGPSPTARVRGFLDAHTHVSAFRFLGGRFHCGRPWSPYGVTVALEDCLDHQGMGVAAAAENLLATGSPVGTHDPDGWPTFAGWPRPESLTHEGTYWRWIERAWRGGLRIMVNDLVENGALCEIYPLKAGTSCNEMDSVRMQAADMYALQDYIDAQFKGPGKGFFRIVTSSAEARRVINEGKLAVVLGVEVSEVLDCGRTGQTPHCTEQMIDDGLDELHDLGVRSLFPVHKFDNALGGTAYDDGATGLLVNVGNRWATGEWWSPEQCAPGAAEHDNEPTNLNGNQEVLAAVLGEGVRPLLGGDLPAYPMGPLCNPRGLTDLGRHAIEALADRGMIIETDHLSVKARQETLAILERRGYSGLITSHSWGDGTSQERLQDLGGVVAPYAVTSSDYVEDWRRARATRAPGLFGIGYGTDTNGLGAQADVRPGNAANPVRYPFRTFDGGTVVDRHRSGTRVWDINTDGAAHYGLFPDWVEDLRVIAGPQIVEDLANGAEAYLQMWARAERAAR